One genomic segment of Macaca fascicularis isolate 582-1 chromosome 19, T2T-MFA8v1.1 includes these proteins:
- the DPF1 gene encoding zinc finger protein neuro-d4 isoform X9 — MATVIPGPLSLGEDFYREAIEHCRSYNARLCAERSLRLPFLDSQTGVAQNNCYIWMEKTHRGPGLAPGQIYTYPARCWRKKRRLNILEDPRLRPCEYKIDCEAPLKKEGGLPEGPVLEALLCAETGEKKIELKEEETIMDCQKQQLLEFPHDLEVEDLEDDIPRRKNRAKGKAYGIGGLRKRQDTASLEDRDKPYVCDICGKRYKNRPGLSYHYTHTHLAEEEGEENAERHALPFHRKNNHKPKKAPDGTVIPNGYCDFCLGGSKKTGCPEDLISCADCGRSGHPSCLQFTVNMTAAVRTYRWQCIECKSCSLCGTSENDGASWAGLTPQDQLLFCDDCDRGYHMYCLSPPMAEPPEGSWSCHLCLRHLKEKASAYITLT, encoded by the exons ATGGCCACTGTCATCCCTGGCCCCCTGAG CCTAGGCGAGGACTTCTACCGCGAGGCCATCGAGCACTGCCGCAGCTACAACGCGCGCCTGTGTGCGGAGCGCAGCCTGCGACTGCCCTTCCTCGACTCGCAGACCGGCGTGGCCCAGAACAACTGCTACATCTGGATGGAGAAGACCCACCGCGGGCCGG GTTTGGCCCCGGGACAGATTTACACGTACCCCGCCCGCTGTTGGAGGAAGAAACGGAGACTCAACATCCTGGAGGACCCCAGACTCAGGCCCTGCGAGTACAAGATCG ACTGTGAAGCACCCCTGAAGAAGGAGGGTGGCCTCCCTGAAGGGCCCGTCCTCGAGGCTCTGCTGTGTGCAGAGACGGGGGAGAAGAAGATTgagctgaaggaggaggagacCATTATGGACTGTCAG AAACAGCAGTTGCTGGAGTTTCCGCATGATCTCGAGGTGGAAGACTTGGAGGATGACATTCCCAGGAGGAagaacagggccaaaggaaag GCATATGGCATCGGGGGTCTTCGGAAACGCCAGGACACCGCTTCCCTGGAGGACCGAGACAAGCCGTATGTCTGTGATA TCTGTGGGAAACGGTATAAGAACCGGCCGGGGCTCAGCTACCACTACACCCACACCCACCTggctgaggaggagggggaggagaacgCCGAACGCCACGCCCTGCCCTTCCACCGGAAAAACAACCATAAAC CCAAGAAGGCGCCCGACGGCACTGTCATCCCCAACGGCTACTGTGACTTCTGCCTGGGGGGCTCCAAGAAGACGGGGTGTCCCGAGGACCTCATCTCCTGTGCAGACTGTGGGCGATCAG GACACCCCTCGTGTTTACAATTCACGGTGAACATGACGGCAGCTGTGCGGACCTACCGCTGGCAGTGCATTGAGTGCAAATCCTGCAGCCTGTGCGGAACCTCCGAGAACGAC GGTGCCAGCTGGGCGGGTCTCACCCCCCAGGACCAGCTGCTGTTTTGTGACGACTGCGATCGGGGTTACCACATGtactgcctcagcccccccatGGCGGAGCCCCCGGAAG GGAGCTGGAGCTGTCACCTCTGTCTTCGGCACCTGAAGGAAAAGGCTTCTGCTTACATCACCCTCACCTAG
- the DPF1 gene encoding zinc finger protein neuro-d4 isoform X11: protein MWTSEGGLGEDFYREAIEHCRSYNARLCAERSLRLPFLDSQTGVAQNNCYIWMEKTHRGPGLAPGQIYTYPARCWRKKRRLNILEDPRLRPCEYKIDCEAPLKKEGGLPEGPVLEALLCAETGEKKIELKEEETIMDCQKQQLLEFPHDLEVEDLEDDIPRRKNRAKGKAYGIGGLRKRQDTASLEDRDKPYVCDICGKRYKNRPGLSYHYTHTHLAEEEGEENAERHALPFHRKNNHKQFYKELAWVPEAQRKHTAKKAPDGTVIPNGYCDFCLGGSKKTGCPEDLISCADCGRSGHPSCLQFTVNMTAAVRTYRWQCIECKSCSLCGTSENDGASWAGLTPQDQLLFCDDCDRGYHMYCLSPPMAEPPEGSWSCHLCLRHLKEKASAYITLT, encoded by the exons ATGTGGACGAGTGAGGGCGG CCTAGGCGAGGACTTCTACCGCGAGGCCATCGAGCACTGCCGCAGCTACAACGCGCGCCTGTGTGCGGAGCGCAGCCTGCGACTGCCCTTCCTCGACTCGCAGACCGGCGTGGCCCAGAACAACTGCTACATCTGGATGGAGAAGACCCACCGCGGGCCGG GTTTGGCCCCGGGACAGATTTACACGTACCCCGCCCGCTGTTGGAGGAAGAAACGGAGACTCAACATCCTGGAGGACCCCAGACTCAGGCCCTGCGAGTACAAGATCG ACTGTGAAGCACCCCTGAAGAAGGAGGGTGGCCTCCCTGAAGGGCCCGTCCTCGAGGCTCTGCTGTGTGCAGAGACGGGGGAGAAGAAGATTgagctgaaggaggaggagacCATTATGGACTGTCAG AAACAGCAGTTGCTGGAGTTTCCGCATGATCTCGAGGTGGAAGACTTGGAGGATGACATTCCCAGGAGGAagaacagggccaaaggaaag GCATATGGCATCGGGGGTCTTCGGAAACGCCAGGACACCGCTTCCCTGGAGGACCGAGACAAGCCGTATGTCTGTGATA TCTGTGGGAAACGGTATAAGAACCGGCCGGGGCTCAGCTACCACTACACCCACACCCACCTggctgaggaggagggggaggagaacgCCGAACGCCACGCCCTGCCCTTCCACCGGAAAAACAACCATAAAC AGTTTTACAAAGAATTGGCCTGGGTCCCTGAGGCACAAAGGAAACACACAG CCAAGAAGGCGCCCGACGGCACTGTCATCCCCAACGGCTACTGTGACTTCTGCCTGGGGGGCTCCAAGAAGACGGGGTGTCCCGAGGACCTCATCTCCTGTGCAGACTGTGGGCGATCAG GACACCCCTCGTGTTTACAATTCACGGTGAACATGACGGCAGCTGTGCGGACCTACCGCTGGCAGTGCATTGAGTGCAAATCCTGCAGCCTGTGCGGAACCTCCGAGAACGAC GGTGCCAGCTGGGCGGGTCTCACCCCCCAGGACCAGCTGCTGTTTTGTGACGACTGCGATCGGGGTTACCACATGtactgcctcagcccccccatGGCGGAGCCCCCGGAAG GGAGCTGGAGCTGTCACCTCTGTCTTCGGCACCTGAAGGAAAAGGCTTCTGCTTACATCACCCTCACCTAG
- the DPF1 gene encoding zinc finger protein neuro-d4 isoform X17: MISRWKTWRMTFPGGRTGPKERHMASGVFGNARTPLPWRTETSLCGKRYKNRPGLSYHYTHTHLAEEEGEENAERHALPFHRKNNHKQFYKELAWVPEAQRKHTAKKAPDGTVIPNGYCDFCLGGSKKTGCPEDLISCADCGRSGHPSCLQFTVNMTAAVRTYRWQCIECKSCSLCGTSENDGASWAGLTPQDQLLFCDDCDRGYHMYCLSPPMAEPPEGSWSCHLCLRHLKEKASAYITLT; the protein is encoded by the exons ATGATCTCGAGGTGGAAGACTTGGAGGATGACATTCCCAGGAGGAagaacagggccaaaggaaag GCATATGGCATCGGGGGTCTTCGGAAACGCCAGGACACCGCTTCCCTGGAGGACCGAGACAAGCC TCTGTGGGAAACGGTATAAGAACCGGCCGGGGCTCAGCTACCACTACACCCACACCCACCTggctgaggaggagggggaggagaacgCCGAACGCCACGCCCTGCCCTTCCACCGGAAAAACAACCATAAAC AGTTTTACAAAGAATTGGCCTGGGTCCCTGAGGCACAAAGGAAACACACAG CCAAGAAGGCGCCCGACGGCACTGTCATCCCCAACGGCTACTGTGACTTCTGCCTGGGGGGCTCCAAGAAGACGGGGTGTCCCGAGGACCTCATCTCCTGTGCAGACTGTGGGCGATCAG GACACCCCTCGTGTTTACAATTCACGGTGAACATGACGGCAGCTGTGCGGACCTACCGCTGGCAGTGCATTGAGTGCAAATCCTGCAGCCTGTGCGGAACCTCCGAGAACGAC GGTGCCAGCTGGGCGGGTCTCACCCCCCAGGACCAGCTGCTGTTTTGTGACGACTGCGATCGGGGTTACCACATGtactgcctcagcccccccatGGCGGAGCCCCCGGAAG GGAGCTGGAGCTGTCACCTCTGTCTTCGGCACCTGAAGGAAAAGGCTTCTGCTTACATCACCCTCACCTAG
- the DPF1 gene encoding zinc finger protein neuro-d4 isoform X3, which produces MATVIPGPLRCLGEDFYREAIEHCRSYNARLCAERSLRLPFLDSQTGVAQNNCYIWMEKTHRGPGLAPGQIYTYPARCWRKKRRLNILEDPRLRPCEYKIDCEAPLKKEGGLPEGPVLEALLCAETGEKKIELKEEETIMDCQKQQLLEFPHDLEVEDLEDDIPRRKNRAKGKAYGIGGLRKRQDTASLEDRDKPYVCDICGKRYKNRPGLSYHYTHTHLAEEEGEENAERHALPFHRKNNHKQFYKELAWVPEAQRKHTAKKAPDGTVIPNGYCDFCLGGSKKTGCPEDLISCADCGRSGHPSCLQFTVNMTAAVRTYRWQCIECKSCSLCGTSENDGASWAGLTPQDQLLFCDDCDRGYHMYCLSPPMAEPPEGSWSCHLCLRHLKEKASAYITLT; this is translated from the exons ATGGCCACTGTCATCCCTGGCCCCCTGAGGTG CCTAGGCGAGGACTTCTACCGCGAGGCCATCGAGCACTGCCGCAGCTACAACGCGCGCCTGTGTGCGGAGCGCAGCCTGCGACTGCCCTTCCTCGACTCGCAGACCGGCGTGGCCCAGAACAACTGCTACATCTGGATGGAGAAGACCCACCGCGGGCCGG GTTTGGCCCCGGGACAGATTTACACGTACCCCGCCCGCTGTTGGAGGAAGAAACGGAGACTCAACATCCTGGAGGACCCCAGACTCAGGCCCTGCGAGTACAAGATCG ACTGTGAAGCACCCCTGAAGAAGGAGGGTGGCCTCCCTGAAGGGCCCGTCCTCGAGGCTCTGCTGTGTGCAGAGACGGGGGAGAAGAAGATTgagctgaaggaggaggagacCATTATGGACTGTCAG AAACAGCAGTTGCTGGAGTTTCCGCATGATCTCGAGGTGGAAGACTTGGAGGATGACATTCCCAGGAGGAagaacagggccaaaggaaag GCATATGGCATCGGGGGTCTTCGGAAACGCCAGGACACCGCTTCCCTGGAGGACCGAGACAAGCCGTATGTCTGTGATA TCTGTGGGAAACGGTATAAGAACCGGCCGGGGCTCAGCTACCACTACACCCACACCCACCTggctgaggaggagggggaggagaacgCCGAACGCCACGCCCTGCCCTTCCACCGGAAAAACAACCATAAAC AGTTTTACAAAGAATTGGCCTGGGTCCCTGAGGCACAAAGGAAACACACAG CCAAGAAGGCGCCCGACGGCACTGTCATCCCCAACGGCTACTGTGACTTCTGCCTGGGGGGCTCCAAGAAGACGGGGTGTCCCGAGGACCTCATCTCCTGTGCAGACTGTGGGCGATCAG GACACCCCTCGTGTTTACAATTCACGGTGAACATGACGGCAGCTGTGCGGACCTACCGCTGGCAGTGCATTGAGTGCAAATCCTGCAGCCTGTGCGGAACCTCCGAGAACGAC GGTGCCAGCTGGGCGGGTCTCACCCCCCAGGACCAGCTGCTGTTTTGTGACGACTGCGATCGGGGTTACCACATGtactgcctcagcccccccatGGCGGAGCCCCCGGAAG GGAGCTGGAGCTGTCACCTCTGTCTTCGGCACCTGAAGGAAAAGGCTTCTGCTTACATCACCCTCACCTAG
- the DPF1 gene encoding zinc finger protein neuro-d4 isoform X10 — MATVIPGPLSLGEDFYREAIEHCRSYNARLCAERSLRLPFLDSQTGVAQNNCYIWMEKTHRGPGLAPGQIYTYPARCWRKKRRLNILEDPRLRPCEYKIDCEAPLKKEGGLPEGPVLEALLCAETGEKKIELKEEETIMDCQKQQLLEFPHDLEVEDLEDDIPRRKNRAKGKAYGIGGLRKRQDTASLEDRDKPYVCDICGKRYKNRPGLSYHYTHTHLAEEEGEENAERHALPFHRKNNHKPKKAPDGTVIPNGYCDFCLGGSKKTGCPEDLISCADCGRSGHPSCLQFTVNMTAAVRTYRWQCIECKSCSLCGTSENDDQLLFCDDCDRGYHMYCLSPPMAEPPEGSWSCHLCLRHLKEKASAYITLT, encoded by the exons ATGGCCACTGTCATCCCTGGCCCCCTGAG CCTAGGCGAGGACTTCTACCGCGAGGCCATCGAGCACTGCCGCAGCTACAACGCGCGCCTGTGTGCGGAGCGCAGCCTGCGACTGCCCTTCCTCGACTCGCAGACCGGCGTGGCCCAGAACAACTGCTACATCTGGATGGAGAAGACCCACCGCGGGCCGG GTTTGGCCCCGGGACAGATTTACACGTACCCCGCCCGCTGTTGGAGGAAGAAACGGAGACTCAACATCCTGGAGGACCCCAGACTCAGGCCCTGCGAGTACAAGATCG ACTGTGAAGCACCCCTGAAGAAGGAGGGTGGCCTCCCTGAAGGGCCCGTCCTCGAGGCTCTGCTGTGTGCAGAGACGGGGGAGAAGAAGATTgagctgaaggaggaggagacCATTATGGACTGTCAG AAACAGCAGTTGCTGGAGTTTCCGCATGATCTCGAGGTGGAAGACTTGGAGGATGACATTCCCAGGAGGAagaacagggccaaaggaaag GCATATGGCATCGGGGGTCTTCGGAAACGCCAGGACACCGCTTCCCTGGAGGACCGAGACAAGCCGTATGTCTGTGATA TCTGTGGGAAACGGTATAAGAACCGGCCGGGGCTCAGCTACCACTACACCCACACCCACCTggctgaggaggagggggaggagaacgCCGAACGCCACGCCCTGCCCTTCCACCGGAAAAACAACCATAAAC CCAAGAAGGCGCCCGACGGCACTGTCATCCCCAACGGCTACTGTGACTTCTGCCTGGGGGGCTCCAAGAAGACGGGGTGTCCCGAGGACCTCATCTCCTGTGCAGACTGTGGGCGATCAG GACACCCCTCGTGTTTACAATTCACGGTGAACATGACGGCAGCTGTGCGGACCTACCGCTGGCAGTGCATTGAGTGCAAATCCTGCAGCCTGTGCGGAACCTCCGAGAACGAC GACCAGCTGCTGTTTTGTGACGACTGCGATCGGGGTTACCACATGtactgcctcagcccccccatGGCGGAGCCCCCGGAAG GGAGCTGGAGCTGTCACCTCTGTCTTCGGCACCTGAAGGAAAAGGCTTCTGCTTACATCACCCTCACCTAG
- the DPF1 gene encoding zinc finger protein neuro-d4 isoform X7, whose translation MATVIPGPLSLGEDFYREAIEHCRSYNARLCAERSLRLPFLDSQTGVAQNNCYIWMEKTHRGPGLAPGQIYTYPARCWRKKRRLNILEDPRLRPCEYKIDCEAPLKKEGGLPEGPVLEALLCAETGEKKIELKEEETIMDCQKQQLLEFPHDLEVEDLEDDIPRRKNRAKGKAYGIGGLRKRQDTASLEDRDKPYVCDICGKRYKNRPGLSYHYTHTHLAEEEGEENAERHALPFHRKNNHKQFYKELAWVPEAQRKHTAKKAPDGTVIPNGYCDFCLGGSKKTGCPEDLISCADCGRSGHPSCLQFTVNMTAAVRTYRWQCIECKSCSLCGTSENDDQLLFCDDCDRGYHMYCLSPPMAEPPEGSWSCHLCLRHLKEKASAYITLT comes from the exons ATGGCCACTGTCATCCCTGGCCCCCTGAG CCTAGGCGAGGACTTCTACCGCGAGGCCATCGAGCACTGCCGCAGCTACAACGCGCGCCTGTGTGCGGAGCGCAGCCTGCGACTGCCCTTCCTCGACTCGCAGACCGGCGTGGCCCAGAACAACTGCTACATCTGGATGGAGAAGACCCACCGCGGGCCGG GTTTGGCCCCGGGACAGATTTACACGTACCCCGCCCGCTGTTGGAGGAAGAAACGGAGACTCAACATCCTGGAGGACCCCAGACTCAGGCCCTGCGAGTACAAGATCG ACTGTGAAGCACCCCTGAAGAAGGAGGGTGGCCTCCCTGAAGGGCCCGTCCTCGAGGCTCTGCTGTGTGCAGAGACGGGGGAGAAGAAGATTgagctgaaggaggaggagacCATTATGGACTGTCAG AAACAGCAGTTGCTGGAGTTTCCGCATGATCTCGAGGTGGAAGACTTGGAGGATGACATTCCCAGGAGGAagaacagggccaaaggaaag GCATATGGCATCGGGGGTCTTCGGAAACGCCAGGACACCGCTTCCCTGGAGGACCGAGACAAGCCGTATGTCTGTGATA TCTGTGGGAAACGGTATAAGAACCGGCCGGGGCTCAGCTACCACTACACCCACACCCACCTggctgaggaggagggggaggagaacgCCGAACGCCACGCCCTGCCCTTCCACCGGAAAAACAACCATAAAC AGTTTTACAAAGAATTGGCCTGGGTCCCTGAGGCACAAAGGAAACACACAG CCAAGAAGGCGCCCGACGGCACTGTCATCCCCAACGGCTACTGTGACTTCTGCCTGGGGGGCTCCAAGAAGACGGGGTGTCCCGAGGACCTCATCTCCTGTGCAGACTGTGGGCGATCAG GACACCCCTCGTGTTTACAATTCACGGTGAACATGACGGCAGCTGTGCGGACCTACCGCTGGCAGTGCATTGAGTGCAAATCCTGCAGCCTGTGCGGAACCTCCGAGAACGAC GACCAGCTGCTGTTTTGTGACGACTGCGATCGGGGTTACCACATGtactgcctcagcccccccatGGCGGAGCCCCCGGAAG GGAGCTGGAGCTGTCACCTCTGTCTTCGGCACCTGAAGGAAAAGGCTTCTGCTTACATCACCCTCACCTAG
- the DPF1 gene encoding zinc finger protein neuro-d4 isoform X6 produces MATVIPGPLRCLGEDFYREAIEHCRSYNARLCAERSLRLPFLDSQTGVAQNNCYIWMEKTHRGPGLAPGQIYTYPARCWRKKRRLNILEDPRLRPCEYKIDCEAPLKKEGGLPEGPVLEALLCAETGEKKIELKEEETIMDCQKQQLLEFPHDLEVEDLEDDIPRRKNRAKGKAYGIGGLRKRQDTASLEDRDKPYVCDICGKRYKNRPGLSYHYTHTHLAEEEGEENAERHALPFHRKNNHKQFYKELAWVPEAQRKHTAKKAPDGTVIPNGYCDFCLGGSKKTGCPEDLISCADCGRSGHPSCLQFTVNMTAAVRTYRWQCIECKSCSLCGTSENDDQLLFCDDCDRGYHMYCLSPPMAEPPEGSWSCHLCLRHLKEKASAYITLT; encoded by the exons ATGGCCACTGTCATCCCTGGCCCCCTGAGGTG CCTAGGCGAGGACTTCTACCGCGAGGCCATCGAGCACTGCCGCAGCTACAACGCGCGCCTGTGTGCGGAGCGCAGCCTGCGACTGCCCTTCCTCGACTCGCAGACCGGCGTGGCCCAGAACAACTGCTACATCTGGATGGAGAAGACCCACCGCGGGCCGG GTTTGGCCCCGGGACAGATTTACACGTACCCCGCCCGCTGTTGGAGGAAGAAACGGAGACTCAACATCCTGGAGGACCCCAGACTCAGGCCCTGCGAGTACAAGATCG ACTGTGAAGCACCCCTGAAGAAGGAGGGTGGCCTCCCTGAAGGGCCCGTCCTCGAGGCTCTGCTGTGTGCAGAGACGGGGGAGAAGAAGATTgagctgaaggaggaggagacCATTATGGACTGTCAG AAACAGCAGTTGCTGGAGTTTCCGCATGATCTCGAGGTGGAAGACTTGGAGGATGACATTCCCAGGAGGAagaacagggccaaaggaaag GCATATGGCATCGGGGGTCTTCGGAAACGCCAGGACACCGCTTCCCTGGAGGACCGAGACAAGCCGTATGTCTGTGATA TCTGTGGGAAACGGTATAAGAACCGGCCGGGGCTCAGCTACCACTACACCCACACCCACCTggctgaggaggagggggaggagaacgCCGAACGCCACGCCCTGCCCTTCCACCGGAAAAACAACCATAAAC AGTTTTACAAAGAATTGGCCTGGGTCCCTGAGGCACAAAGGAAACACACAG CCAAGAAGGCGCCCGACGGCACTGTCATCCCCAACGGCTACTGTGACTTCTGCCTGGGGGGCTCCAAGAAGACGGGGTGTCCCGAGGACCTCATCTCCTGTGCAGACTGTGGGCGATCAG GACACCCCTCGTGTTTACAATTCACGGTGAACATGACGGCAGCTGTGCGGACCTACCGCTGGCAGTGCATTGAGTGCAAATCCTGCAGCCTGTGCGGAACCTCCGAGAACGAC GACCAGCTGCTGTTTTGTGACGACTGCGATCGGGGTTACCACATGtactgcctcagcccccccatGGCGGAGCCCCCGGAAG GGAGCTGGAGCTGTCACCTCTGTCTTCGGCACCTGAAGGAAAAGGCTTCTGCTTACATCACCCTCACCTAG
- the DPF1 gene encoding zinc finger protein neuro-d4 isoform X14, with product MEKTHRGPGLAPGQIYTYPARCWRKKRRLNILEDPRLRPCEYKIDCEAPLKKEGGLPEGPVLEALLCAETGEKKIELKEEETIMDCQKQQLLEFPHDLEVEDLEDDIPRRKNRAKGKAYGIGGLRKRQDTASLEDRDKPYVCDICGKRYKNRPGLSYHYTHTHLAEEEGEENAERHALPFHRKNNHKQFYKELAWVPEAQRKHTAKKAPDGTVIPNGYCDFCLGGSKKTGCPEDLISCADCGRSGHPSCLQFTVNMTAAVRTYRWQCIECKSCSLCGTSENDDQLLFCDDCDRGYHMYCLSPPMAEPPEGSWSCHLCLRHLKEKASAYITLT from the exons ATGGAGAAGACCCACCGCGGGCCGG GTTTGGCCCCGGGACAGATTTACACGTACCCCGCCCGCTGTTGGAGGAAGAAACGGAGACTCAACATCCTGGAGGACCCCAGACTCAGGCCCTGCGAGTACAAGATCG ACTGTGAAGCACCCCTGAAGAAGGAGGGTGGCCTCCCTGAAGGGCCCGTCCTCGAGGCTCTGCTGTGTGCAGAGACGGGGGAGAAGAAGATTgagctgaaggaggaggagacCATTATGGACTGTCAG AAACAGCAGTTGCTGGAGTTTCCGCATGATCTCGAGGTGGAAGACTTGGAGGATGACATTCCCAGGAGGAagaacagggccaaaggaaag GCATATGGCATCGGGGGTCTTCGGAAACGCCAGGACACCGCTTCCCTGGAGGACCGAGACAAGCCGTATGTCTGTGATA TCTGTGGGAAACGGTATAAGAACCGGCCGGGGCTCAGCTACCACTACACCCACACCCACCTggctgaggaggagggggaggagaacgCCGAACGCCACGCCCTGCCCTTCCACCGGAAAAACAACCATAAAC AGTTTTACAAAGAATTGGCCTGGGTCCCTGAGGCACAAAGGAAACACACAG CCAAGAAGGCGCCCGACGGCACTGTCATCCCCAACGGCTACTGTGACTTCTGCCTGGGGGGCTCCAAGAAGACGGGGTGTCCCGAGGACCTCATCTCCTGTGCAGACTGTGGGCGATCAG GACACCCCTCGTGTTTACAATTCACGGTGAACATGACGGCAGCTGTGCGGACCTACCGCTGGCAGTGCATTGAGTGCAAATCCTGCAGCCTGTGCGGAACCTCCGAGAACGAC GACCAGCTGCTGTTTTGTGACGACTGCGATCGGGGTTACCACATGtactgcctcagcccccccatGGCGGAGCCCCCGGAAG GGAGCTGGAGCTGTCACCTCTGTCTTCGGCACCTGAAGGAAAAGGCTTCTGCTTACATCACCCTCACCTAG
- the DPF1 gene encoding zinc finger protein neuro-d4 isoform X13, whose translation MEKTHRGPGLAPGQIYTYPARCWRKKRRLNILEDPRLRPCEYKIDCEAPLKKEGGLPEGPVLEALLCAETGEKKIELKEEETIMDCQKQQLLEFPHDLEVEDLEDDIPRRKNRAKGKAYGIGGLRKRQDTASLEDRDKPYVCDICGKRYKNRPGLSYHYTHTHLAEEEGEENAERHALPFHRKNNHKQFYKELAWVPEAQRKHTAKKAPDGTVIPNGYCDFCLGGSKKTGCPEDLISCADCGRSGHPSCLQFTVNMTAAVRTYRWQCIECKSCSLCGTSENDGASWAGLTPQDQLLFCDDCDRGYHMYCLSPPMAEPPEGSWSCHLCLRHLKEKASAYITLT comes from the exons ATGGAGAAGACCCACCGCGGGCCGG GTTTGGCCCCGGGACAGATTTACACGTACCCCGCCCGCTGTTGGAGGAAGAAACGGAGACTCAACATCCTGGAGGACCCCAGACTCAGGCCCTGCGAGTACAAGATCG ACTGTGAAGCACCCCTGAAGAAGGAGGGTGGCCTCCCTGAAGGGCCCGTCCTCGAGGCTCTGCTGTGTGCAGAGACGGGGGAGAAGAAGATTgagctgaaggaggaggagacCATTATGGACTGTCAG AAACAGCAGTTGCTGGAGTTTCCGCATGATCTCGAGGTGGAAGACTTGGAGGATGACATTCCCAGGAGGAagaacagggccaaaggaaag GCATATGGCATCGGGGGTCTTCGGAAACGCCAGGACACCGCTTCCCTGGAGGACCGAGACAAGCCGTATGTCTGTGATA TCTGTGGGAAACGGTATAAGAACCGGCCGGGGCTCAGCTACCACTACACCCACACCCACCTggctgaggaggagggggaggagaacgCCGAACGCCACGCCCTGCCCTTCCACCGGAAAAACAACCATAAAC AGTTTTACAAAGAATTGGCCTGGGTCCCTGAGGCACAAAGGAAACACACAG CCAAGAAGGCGCCCGACGGCACTGTCATCCCCAACGGCTACTGTGACTTCTGCCTGGGGGGCTCCAAGAAGACGGGGTGTCCCGAGGACCTCATCTCCTGTGCAGACTGTGGGCGATCAG GACACCCCTCGTGTTTACAATTCACGGTGAACATGACGGCAGCTGTGCGGACCTACCGCTGGCAGTGCATTGAGTGCAAATCCTGCAGCCTGTGCGGAACCTCCGAGAACGAC GGTGCCAGCTGGGCGGGTCTCACCCCCCAGGACCAGCTGCTGTTTTGTGACGACTGCGATCGGGGTTACCACATGtactgcctcagcccccccatGGCGGAGCCCCCGGAAG GGAGCTGGAGCTGTCACCTCTGTCTTCGGCACCTGAAGGAAAAGGCTTCTGCTTACATCACCCTCACCTAG